The genome window ATTGGGAAACCCATCAACAATATAGTCAGATGGTAACTCAAATCCATGAGCTAAAAAGAAATATTCTTATCTTGAAACAAAACCCCCAACAGCAATTGAAACAATATCGTCGCATTGATGTGTGGTGGGGAGGAATTCAAGCTAATGGTAGTCTGATGATTTTACTTGCCTACCTACTCAAAAATGACTGGGATTGGTCACGGGCAAACATTTACCTCAAATTAGTCGTCCGTAATCCTAATGCCTTAAAATCAACCAAAAATAACATTAAAGCACTTATTGAAAAACTAAATATAGAATTAATCCCCGAAATTATTGTTAGTGATGAAAGCTCCTTTGAGACTATTTTAAAAGAAAACTCTCAAGGTGCTGATTTAATATTTTTAGGATTAGCCTCTCCCGCTGAAAATTTTGCTCAATATTATCATAGTTGGTTGAAAAGAACGGAAAATCTACCTACCATTGCCTTTGTCATGGCGGCTAATGATTTTCCCTTTGAGGAGGTTTTACAAAAAGAAGGATGATTAAGCTCACCTTAATTTTTGATTCTCCATCTAAACTAGAAATTTTAAATTAATTAATGCTGACAACTGATTAGACTTTTGAATATCGAGGTATGTTAAAAATAAATTGATTGTTACCGAAAAATAAATGATAGATAATTGCTCTCAAGTGACCATTGGCGAAACACTCACAGATTGGCAAATCAGAGGTTTAGAATTAGTGTCATGGTTTCGGGGTAGAGATGTAGTTTTTGCCATTGACTTAACCGAAAGCGTTAGCCTTGATGATGAGGGAAGACTGCGCCTGAGACAGATTATTGATGATAGCCTAAATGCGGGAGACACCGTTTATATCGTGCCTTTTTCCTCAGAGGTTAATTCCAACGATGATAGTAACCCTTTCACCCCGTCGGCAGCCATTCAGGTTCGTAATCGTCAAGAAAGCATCGAAGAGATTTTGAACAGAATTCCCCTTCAAGCTGACTTAAATGAAAGCAATACCGACATACAAAAAGCTGAACATTTTATTTATCCAAGCCTCGCTCAAATCAATCAAAATCGACTATGTGAAAAAGAAGCCATCAAACATCAATCAGTAGTATGGTTAACCGACGCACCATTAAAAACTTCCCCCGGTATTACCTCTGATGTGTGGGTAGAAACCCCTTTTAACAGCCCTTATCGTGATGCCACCACCCCTGAAAGCATCAACCGTCAAAGTTGGTTAGATAATCTTCCCCTTAGCAGTAACAGTCGTAATATAGGGAATTATCAATTAACCGTGGTGGATATTCAGCCTGTCGCACAAGAATTTTGTACCCCCGCCCCAGGTGGAAAACAAACCTGTTTAGTAAATCCTTATCTTTTTAATCAGTTATGGCTACCTTTTAGTATTCTTTTACTTTTTCTTGTGGGGTTTATGGGCGCTGGGCTTTACGGCGTTAAAACTTATTTAGACTTAAAAAAAGTTTGGAGATTAGAAATTACATTGGATAATGACGAATACAATAGCCAAGTTATTTATCTTAAAAATAACCAAACTCGATCCATTGGTGAAGATATACAATGTGCGGGGGGAGAAGTTAGAGGATATTTGAAAAGAAAAGGAACAAAATTAATTATCCAATCCCAACCTCATAGCCTTCCTCTTGAATACCGCCATAAAGAAATCACTGAAAAAATAGTGGTACCCATCAAACAAAATCGGTCAATATCTTTAAATCTTCCTGATGAAAGACAAGATTTAAGTATTAATATCAAAATAAGTAATTAGAATCAAATTAGTTTAATCATTAAAAAAATTAGAGTTTTACCGAAATTGCTAGTTTTATTGTTACTGAATTATTAATTATTCGCTATATCTTTTTTGTTGTTATGCCAGAAATTCAAAAAATTAAACGTACCATTTGTATTGGCTTAGGTGGTACAGGAAAAGAAATTTTAATGCAAATTAGACGCTTAATCGTCGATCGCCACGAAAAACTAGAACATTTACCCATTGTTAGCTTTCTTCACATTGACACCAACAAAGACGAACACAAAACCACAGGATTAAAAAGTGGTGACAGCCATAGAGGGGAAAACCTTTTATTTAAACCCTCGGAAGTAATTACCGCTTCTATGAATCGGCAACACATCAATGATTTAACTCAAAGCCTAGACAGAAGTAGAAATAATCAAGAATCATCCCCCTACGATCATATTGGTGAATGGTTTGACCCTAAATTACTAAAGAGTTTACAACCCATTGAAAGTGGAGCCAGTGCCATTCGCCCTGTTGGCAGACTAGGATTTTTCCACAACCATAATGATATTCGACAAAAGATCGAAAATGCTGATAACCGCACCAACGGACATTCAGAAACTTTGATGAAAAAAAATATTGCCGTAGAACAGGGGTTAAATATTATTGTTGTGGGTTCTCTGTGTGGTGGTACAGGAAGCGGTACATTCATTGATATGGCTTATACCCTGAGAAGAATGTATCATAACCAAGCGGGAACAGATTTTATTGGTTATTTTGTCATCGCCCCCGAACTATATGGCAATAACAACATCTGTCAAGCCAACACCTATGCGGCCCTAAAGGAATTGGATTACTACAGTTCCGAAAAAAATAGGTTTCAATGTGATTACGATGTTCAAGGTCTTTTTTCTGTCAATGAATCCCGTTCACCTTTTGATTTTTGCTATCTTGTGGGCAATCGAACTTTTAATAGTCACAAAATATCTAGCAAAGAAAATTTATCATATCTTATTGCCCATCGTATTTTTGCTGAGTTTGCCGAAGAAAATGCCATCAGTAACCGATTTAAGGGCATTAGAAATAATAATCAAATTCCCATGCAACTGTGCGATCGTCATTCTCGCCCCAATGTACAAAGATATATTACCTTTGGTCTAGCTAAAATATATTTTCCCCGTGACTTAATCATTGCTAATTGTTTAAATAAATTAAGACAAAATGTAATTTCTTTTTGGCTACGAGGGGAAGAAAGAGTAATTTATGCCGAAGATTTACTCAAAACATTTTTACTAAAATGGAGAACTAGAAACGAAGACGACTATCAAATTTTCTCTACCAAATTAGAAGAAATTAGTCTCGAAAATAGACAAACCTTCAAACAAAAAGTTAAAAGATGGCAAAATAGCCTCATGAATGATGTCGAATCATATCGCACTCAAGAGGAAAGACAACAATTTACCAGCAAACTATGGCAAGAAGTAAAAGGACAATTTAAAGACATTCAAACGGGAGAAGCTGAAAATATTAGAGGGAAATGGTTAACCATCATCAAAGAAAATAGTGTTGTACTCTCTCGGCAATTTAAATCAGACATTAACTCCCATTTAGAAGAATTATTAGACCCCTTTAATACTAACTTTTCCATCGAAAATGCCCGTTCTTGGCTAGAAGCCATGGTAACAAAACTGAATGAGTGCCTCAGAGAATTACAAGAAGAAAAACAAAACTCTCCATCCATTGTTACCTTAGAAATAATGGAAAAAGAAACCAAAAATACCATAGAAAATTTAAAATCTATTGAAACAGAAAAAACAGGATGTTTAGGACTAGGATTTCTTTCAAATAAAGCAAAAATGGAGAAGTTTAAAGATGAATCTCGCCAAGATATTCTCCGTCTCTATAATCTAATTGTTCGTAACTGTGATCTTGCATTACTTGACGAAAGCATAAATATTGTCACCAATCTTCTCAGACAAGTACAAGACTTAAGAGCAAAGATAAATAGTTTTTATAATCTATTAGATGATTTGAACAGTTTATATGTGAGAAAAGAACAACAATTAAGTCAAATTAACTCTCAAGAAATTAACGGAGAAGCCATTTTTAGTATCGAAGATAATCATTACTACTATCAATTTTTATTACCCGAATTAGAAAAATATAACCTTCTGATAGAAACCACTAAATTTATTACCCAAAATACTATTATTTCTCAATCCATATCCCACTTCTTTACTAGCGAAAGAATCATCAATAAAGAAGAATTAAATCAAGCTATAACCTCCACCGTAGAAGTCACATTTAGCTCTAAAACCATTGATTTAACCAAGTCCGTAGTCAGTAGATTTATGGACAAATATCCCTTCACCAATGCAGAAACCCGACTTCAACAAATACGCCAAGAAGCAGAATGGTTACTGCCTCTTAATATTAGTGATCCTTACCTAGTCGGTTTTCCCACAGCACCTCTAGTTCAAGAAACCATAGCTTTTAGACAAACAGACGAAATAGAAAACCAAAATTTCAAGAATATACTATTAGACAAAATAGGAGTAAGTTCCGATAAACTATTATCAATTCAATCAAAAAATGAAATTATTTTCCTTCAAGAAATAGGAGGATTTCCCCTCAGAATTATTAACGGTATCGAAGATTTAAGAACACAATATGAAACTCAAAAAAAATCTTTTTACTTACACAATGATTATACTAAAAACTTCTTAGATATAATTCCCCCCCCAGAAAAAGAAATGAGGCAGCTCCAAAATGTCTTTTATACTTGTTTAGCATTTGGTTTAATTACTAAAACTGTTTCTGTTCAGAAATATAATGGTATGTTTACAGAAAACCGAGACGAAACAGCCATTGTGATCCAAAAATATGATGATATTTTTAACCATCATCAAGACATATCATTAAGCCCTATCTGGGCTGAAGCCTTAGAAGAAATTTGGAATAATCCTTCCTTATATCAAAGTCTAAAACAGAAAAAACAATACTTAATAGAAGACATGACAAATGATCCTTCTGTGTGGCAAATTTATGAAAATAATTTTAAAGATTTTGTAGCAATAGTTAATAAATTAACAGACTATAATGATAACTTTAATCAAAAAGATTTACTAATGGGAGATGACTCTTCTCCTACTTCTAACGGAATTTTGGCCAAAATTTATCAAGAATTTAAAGCATTCTTTGAACAGATCAATTATCAATCCAACACAGCATCAACTAATGACGATGATGAAGTGATTGACGCTGAAATTACCTAATCATTAAATGTTAAATGTTATTTATAAATTAGATGATGAGATTAATTATTACACTCTTTAATTAAATCAAAAATAAATGTTACAAACTTTACCAACATATCTATGGCTTTTTATAGCAATGTTAATTGTTTTTCCAGCAATACTAACACTATTTCTACGCATTCAATTATATAATCATTTAGTTAGACTTAAAAAAAATACTGATGACTTATATACAATAGTCAGAATGGAAAAAGAAACTACTTTTAATAAAGAATTAAGGGAAAAGTTTGAGCAACTAAATAATAAACTTGAAAACGTCAATACAATAGCTCTAATTGATGGTTTATTTTATGAACAAACTTTTAATTATTTTGGAAAAAAAGTACGTTGTGATCAAGCAGAATACATAACAAAAGTTTTACCTAATTTACTCTTGGGTTTTGGTTTACTAGGTACTTTTATTGGTATTACCCTTAATTTAGGTAGTATTTATGATGTTATTGGTGGCAATTCGGGTCAAGATATAAGCAATCTTCTTGATCAATTACAAGTACCGTTAGAAAGTATGAGCATTGCTTTTATTAGTAGTTTATCTGCTCTATCATGCAGTTCTTTGTTAATAGTAATTAATATATTTTGGAATGTAAATCTGGAAAAAAGAGCGTTAATAAATAACTTAGAAAATTATCTTGATAACCATTACCAATTGACTCAAAAAGGAGAAACTAGACTAGATAAAGCTGTTAATAGAATGGTTAAACAACAACAAGATTTTTTGCTTAGATTTCATGAAAATGTAGGACAAGTTTTAGAAAGAACATTTAAACAGGCAACAGATCAAATGATTGAGCAAAATCAAAGAAGTCATGAATTAAGCGTAGATGTTTATCAAAACTTACTAAGTTCATCGAGCGCCCTTAATACTGGAGCAAATGTCTTTAAACAATCCACAGATAAAATGAGTAATTTATTTCAAAAATTTACCGATGGTATTGATTCTTTAGAATTGAGTGCTACTAAAATTAAAGATAGTGCTATTAAAATTGAAAATAGTAAATTTGCTGATAATTTGGGAGATTTAACTAATAATTTACTTAATGTACAAGAGAAATTTGGTCAATCAACCATAAGTATAGCGAGTAATATTCAAGAATTTGTATTACAAAATAAACAGGCTCAAAATCTAGCTGGAAATATATATCAAGATTTAGCTTTATTTGTTGAACAACTAGAAAAAACTCTGAAAGTTTTTGGCAACTTAACCGAGGGAATCAAAGATCAAAATTTAAGTATAATGTTAAGGGAAATAAGTGAAAGTATAGAATATAGTAGAGAACAATTTAAAGAATTAAATCAGTTATTAGAACAGAAAATAACTCTGATTAATGCTAATGTGGAAAAACTTCCCCAATCTTTAGCAGGAGTAAATAGTTTAAATGATAATTTAACCAAGTTTTTACAACTGGATGAGAAAATTCATCAAGAAATTATTACCTTAGAATCTTACCTTGATTCTTGGCAGTTAAAAAATCAAGAATTTTTAGCTAACTATCAAGCAACAAATACAGAAATGATAGGTAGTAAACAAGTTAACTTTGATGAGGGGGAAAATGTTCAACAAATTAATGCCAAGTTAGCCGTATTTATGAATCTCTTAAGAGAGATAAGAGAAGAGTGTAAAATATTGAATACTATGGAGGAAAAAAATATTTCTTTTCGATTAGTCGCCCCAAAAGTTAAACTAAAACCCTAATAGAAATTATGCCCAGAAGAAAATACCATGATGATGCCGACGAATTAAATATTACCAATGCGTTTACAGATTTAATGTCAAATGCTTTTATGATACTGAGTTTTTTTCTTATTCTATCTAGTTTGCAAATATGGCAGGGAAATAAAGATAATTTAGAACTGCAACAAAAAACAGAGAATATGTCACAATTGCTAGAAGAATTAGACAGAGTAACTAACGAAAATCAACAATTAGCCAGTATAAACGAAGATTTAAAAACAGAAAATCAAAATCTTTATAATGCTTCTCCTATTATTATTGATGAGCAGTCAGGTAATTTTCAATTTCCATCGGGTAGTGCGGAATTAACCTCTGAATTGAGGAGTTATATTACCAATATTGTTACCCCACAAATTAATCAAATTATCAACACCAAAGACATAGATTTTATTCAAGTAATTGGTCACACTGATGGGCAGGTATTAGGGGCTAGGGCGACGGGAAATTTAGACCAGAATCTGGAAAGGGTAGCTCAAAATGAGATGAGTGTTCAAAAGTTGGTACCTGCTTCTAATGCTGATTTGGCGTTAATGAGAGCTTTAGCTGTGGTGCAGGAGTTGCAACGACAAGGGGAGTTTAAAAATGTCCAGTTTCGAGCCTATTCGGGAGCTCAATTATATTTGCCATCTGGTAGTTTTGCCCCTGTAAATCGTAGTCAAGATGATACACGCAGACGCATGGAAATTCGTTTTATTCCTCCTGGTAGAAGTAATTAAAAAGTTTGATTAATTATCCATTACGTTACTGAGATTTTGAGAAAGATAATCGGCGGTGGATTCCACAAGGGTGATCGCATCTTCGTACGCTATACGAGTAGGTCCGATGATGCCCACACTGCCTACGGGGTAAGTACCTTGATAATAATTGGAGGAGATGAGACTGCAATAGTGCATAGATTGCAAAGGATTTTCTGAGCCGATGGTAATTTTTACTTTAGAAAAAGATTTTTGTGGCTCATCTAAATTAAATACTACGGGAAAAAGTTGCTCCTGTTCCTCCTCTAACAGTTGTAAAAGGATTTGTAAATGTTCGATTTGGGCAAACTCAGGTTGACGCACCATCTTGGCGATACCCTGTACCATAATGGGGCTATGGCTAGAAATGCGGTAATTTTCGGTAATTTTCTCCAGGAGATGGTTAATAAAATGGGCATATTGCTTAAATCCTTGTTCCAATTCACTCCAATCTAAATCATCTATGTCGAAGAGCGATCGCCCTTTGAGCTTATGATTAAGAAAATTAGATAACATTTGCAACTGTTGATCAATTACCTCCCCTATGTGGCTATCATGATCTAAATTAAAATCGTGATGATCAAATAATACCGACTCTGTCTGATAATTGTCGATCACCATCACCAACATTATTTTTTGTTCCGCAATTCTCAATAATTGTAGATGATAGATAATATTGCTAGTAGTTTGAGGGAGAGTAACCAAAGCAATACAACCACTTAAATCTGATAAAACCTGAGTAATTTTCTTGAAAAGAATCTCATAATTTTTTTGTACCGAACCAACTTTACTATTTAAACTTTGTGCTAAAGACTTCTTAAGAGGTTTCTGAGAAGGTAAAAGCCTATCAACATAAATACGATAGCCAGAGTCAGAGGGAATACGCCCTGCTGACGTGTAAGGTTGATACAAAAAACCAGCCTTTTCTAATTTGCCCATCACATTACGGACAGTAGCAGAACTTACACTAAAATCATATTCTTGAATTAAGGTTTTTGAGCCAACAGGTTCGGCAGTGGCGATATAATGCTTAACGGTTGCCTGTAATATTCTTTGATGGCGTTCATTAAGGTTAACTTGAACAGTCATCTTCTAAACATTGGTTTATGGTGAACAAAACTGAGTTTGATAAAATATTTATATTTTGCTAGTATAGCGTTTCTATCTTTTTTTGATCTGCTTGGGTGCGTCCTGATGATGAATTACCAAGGACTACCAATCATGGTAAAAGGCGCCCAGTAGAAAGGATGGGAAAAATCTTCTGACTGTTGAGATACTTCTGGCAATTCCCCTAGGGAAATATTAACGGAAGGAGTAACAATGGTATCTCCATCGTCAGTTTTGCGAGTTTCACCCCGTAATAGGTTCAATTGGGCTTGGCGTAGGGCTTCTGCTTTGATGGTATCATTCCTTAACTGACCATAAAAACTGGTCATCAGAGCTAAGGTGCCAGTATCGCTTACCTGCCACACACTACCGAGGGCGGTTTTTACCCCTGCTTGGACGGCTAACCCTGCAAACCCTAGTTCCGCCATTTCATTACCAAAAGCAGTGTTACAGGCGCTTAATACTAATAGTTCTACTCCAAGGTCATTGAGTCCTAGGGTACGTAGTTCATTCAAGTTAAGGCGATCGTTGTATAGTTGAATATAGCTCAGATCGGCTTGTATCGTGTTAAATTCTCCATGGGTGCCAAAGTGAACTATGCCATAGGAGTTTTGGCTTAGATTACGGCGGATATTATCGAGGGTAAAACTATCACTGGTAAATAAATCTTGTCTGAGTTGGTCTTCTCCTTGCCATACTTGGGAGATGGTGGGTAATTCTATACCGGCTGCTGGTAGAGGGGTAATTAACTGATCTTCAAAAGTGGACGCACCCATGGCGAGTAAATTGCGATCGGCCAGAGGACTATAATCATTATCATTAAGGTTAATACTAGGAGTAAGGGAAAGACTATATTTTTCTACTAAATACTCATCAGTTTTTTGATCATATAGCACCGCCAAAGGCAAAAAGCGCATTTCATTGGGTAACATGAACACCAAATTTTCAATCTCCCGCTCAGATAGCAATTCTTCCAAAGGCTCCATCAACCATTGATAAATCTGCGTAGCATCGGCCCTGTAGCGATCGTTTTGATCA of Cyanobacterium sp. HL-69 contains these proteins:
- the hrcA gene encoding heat-inducible transcriptional repressor HrcA translates to MTVQVNLNERHQRILQATVKHYIATAEPVGSKTLIQEYDFSVSSATVRNVMGKLEKAGFLYQPYTSAGRIPSDSGYRIYVDRLLPSQKPLKKSLAQSLNSKVGSVQKNYEILFKKITQVLSDLSGCIALVTLPQTTSNIIYHLQLLRIAEQKIMLVMVIDNYQTESVLFDHHDFNLDHDSHIGEVIDQQLQMLSNFLNHKLKGRSLFDIDDLDWSELEQGFKQYAHFINHLLEKITENYRISSHSPIMVQGIAKMVRQPEFAQIEHLQILLQLLEEEQEQLFPVVFNLDEPQKSFSKVKITIGSENPLQSMHYCSLISSNYYQGTYPVGSVGIIGPTRIAYEDAITLVESTADYLSQNLSNVMDN